In Vespula vulgaris chromosome 19, iyVesVulg1.1, whole genome shotgun sequence, a single genomic region encodes these proteins:
- the LOC127070603 gene encoding nuclear receptor coactivator 2-like isoform X9, with protein MSSGKTDKCQILQRTVDQIRHIRQQEGSNSHAVQQGEVSSSNPNILSNDQVGPILLEALDGFLFVLNSEGRVEYVTDNITQYINYTKDDVLGKDIYNIIHHGDHNTFMPTLLPMSLGWTSEPQPQTRNRTFNCRFLVKPPDDKDETMEEKQQRVSKYESMQICSALLPSNTERLESGDVSSESPDIGPCVMCVARRIPPNEKPVGTPIEQFTVKLDTAGKIIAVDVSWLSSAYAKYLTKVRDLIGTTIKDLCHPHDLNNLTAHLNDTLQVGESTSAVYRLRVSPDKFLNIQTKSKLFKANVMNGHDTDFMMATNSIIGDNDLTPIEGGQLSNNKVCSGHSSNRCANNSNNNNGNNNNNVGGLLMSVAHLNGQVSGISGGRGLTGTTHVATSSNSIAFSTGDSCNSLASLSTSNSFNHFSGSMDLEFELFRGSTWDLDGSGGWPERPESRGSGPTDSRPPSQPAPTSPSPQGGGTFSSNSAVPSHCSPLRAFSPSSSVNAAHTFSNSFPFSPLQESQSSSTLTGNNAAAAAAAAAAAAAAASAANNTGVNSNVNGNGATSVAIAAAATAPVILPGLNAKRIEEGKSGCPTSGTMDNATARTNASTPAETQNSVVSTESGRLRNLLTKGSSASEDSQDNANNDSDNQNKHRILKILLNQQDEDDYHSEHNNKMRTSPSNMPKPNMEHSKSSLGNNMLLQLLNEKNDDEDEEARAGLKKRNELLQQLLKDQDEERKLQEQQTRDDDPLLRSLGFRNSTPSPSQSGSDHSGLGSTAQVGQKRPGDDGDLNIAVKRPMDGSHQVSSTGTNASTNATSKLWEKNKMLASLLAKQPPQPTTIPPIPASVISATPQDKLPRGGGSSDRLKQHQSQQQQQQQQQQQQQQQQQQQQQQQQQQQQQQQQQQQQQQQQQQQPWTGGHMQTVGGNNAITTTATSARTPLQSQSRQLPRQATNTYLSHMLSQQQRPQLGQVDSEFGDSGEYRQTCTDPTTWDNQSSDPDLSDILDQVIEFVPDEAITDSSAIANLLDVIEAPQNNAMNEKMAINAIQKSLMLCETAVNPTSSTITIPGTPPAYSTALVTTPVTTSHSYQPPPMYQQQARMRFNAQLVVRQTTAQFTQQQQLQLQQQRSKLIQQQQQQQLKQRLLQQQQQQQLLIPSNATATDQITTGIHNIDNLLNNTVAPNVSLQRSSVPDSQVSPGYGGSVQITSGHRLAHSYSHPSTLPQHPIVNNNFNSGQQVSAAAARLSPHSPANILSFSHPQPLSPRVTQGNYGTTPRLFNVNQVRSQQQPTAQQQLQQQQRSMPSPGTPASARQSPFPAETFPPPTSPTASQFPPGPNPGAPNPTAQYRLQRTTSTPSATTQLPGGVGSPRHYGGVNKEQPLLSPSHPHSGCPATPTHNQHNATNTQHFSNQQHSSMIYHTTANTINTPDMQNNQFCYDRTSVPLYSSGDTQDVRSLPPGNPVNHHMGGNASTTGSMTSEFVRQELRAIVGARTQQQQQQQRVPNSIPNNLSGQVSQDDLEALGLTFEMSTAGETVVNDGPAKSWAIGSTGSAPSSSRTTMEEAVRGDPKSSLLQKLLSE; from the exons ATGAGCTCTGGCAAGACCGACAAATGTCAGATCCTTCAGAGAACCGTCGATCAG ATTCGGCACATCAGGCAACAAGAGGGTTCCAACAGTCATGCCGTGCAACAAGGGGAAGTATCTTCGTCGAATCCTAACATACTGTCCAACGATCAAGTTGGCCCTATCTTATTGGAG GCGTTAGACGGCTTCCTGTTCGTCTTAAATAGCGAGGGACGAGTGGAATACGTAACGGATAACATTACCCAGTATATCAATTATACGAAGGACGATGTATTGGgaaaggatatatataatatcatacatCATGGAGATCACAACACCTTCATGCCTACGTTGTTGCCCATGTCATTAG GCTGGACGAGCGAGCCGCAGCCTCAAACGAGGAATCGTACTTTCAATTGCCGCTTCCTGGTAAAGCCTCCCGATGACAAAGACGAGACGATGGAGGAGAAGCAACAACGGGTATCGAAATACGAGTCCATGCAAATCTGTTCGGCGCTATTGCCGAGTAATACCGAGCGACTCGAGAGCGGCGACGTGTCCTCCGAATCGCCAGACATCGGTCCTTGCGTAATGTGCGTGGCACGTAGAATACCACCGAACGAGAAGCCCGTAGGTACACCGATCGAGCAATTCACCGTTAAATTGGATACAGCGGGCAAGATCATCGCGGTCGACGTTAGTTGGTTGTCGTCCGCTTATGCCAAGTATCTGACCAAGGTAAGG GACTTGATCGGTACGACGATAAAGGATTTGTGCCACCCTCATGATCTCAATAATTTAACTGCACATTTGAACGATACGCTTCAAGTCGGAGAGAGTACGAGCGCCGTGTATCGACTGCGCGTTAGTCCTGATAAGTTCCTTAATATACAAACAAAGTCAAAACTTTTCAAAGCGAATGTGATGAACGGCCACGACACGGACTTCATGATGGCCACCAATTCCATCATAGG GGACAATGACTTAACGCCTATCGAGGGTGGTCAGCTTTCCAACAACAAAGTGTGCTCGGGACATTCTAGTAACCGTTGTGcgaataatagtaataataataatggtaacaataacaataacgtgGGTGGCCTGTTGATGTCCGTGGCACATCTGAACGGTCAAGTGAGTGGTATCAGTGGTGGTCGTGGATTGACGGGGACGACGCACGTTGCTACGTCGTCGAACTCGATCGCCTTTAGTACCGGCGATTCTTGCAACTCGTTAGCGTCACTAAGTACGAGTAATTCGTTCAACCACTTTTCGGGGAGCATGGACTTGGAATTCGAGCTCTTCCGCGGTTCGACATGGGACTTGGACGGTAGCGGTGGTTGGCCGGAAAGGCCCGAGTCGAGAGGAAGCGGGCCAACAGATTCGCGACCACCCTCTCAGCCAGCCCCGACATCGCCGAGTCCCCAGGGAGGAGGAACGTTTTCCTCTAATTCAGCGGTGCCGTCTCACTGCAGTCCCCTACGCGCTTTCAGCCCGTCGTCTTCGGTCAACGCGGCGCACACCTTCAGTAATTCCTTCCCGTTCAGTCCGCTACAGGAATCGCagtcgtcgtcgacgttgaCCGGCAACAACGCGGCTGCGGCCGCCGCTGCCGCGGCCGCGGCCGCGGCCGCTGCCTCGGCTGCCAACAACACCGGCGTCAACAGCAACGTCAATGGAAACGGCGCCACTTCCGTAGCCATCGCGGCCGCCGCGACGGCCCCGGTCATTCTGCCTGGACTCAATGCCAAGAGGatcgaggaaggaaagagCGGATGCCCTACCAGCGGCACGATGGACAACGCGACCGCGAGGACGAATGCCTCCACGCCCGCCGAAACTCAAAATAGTGTCGTGTCCACCGAGTCCGGTAGACTCAGAAACTTGTTAACGAAAGGCTCCAGTGCTAGTGAGGACAGTCAGGACAATGCGAATAACGATTCGGACAACCAAAACAAACACaggatattgaaaattttgttgaatCAGCAAGACGAGGACGATTATCATTCTGAACACAACAACAAAATGAGGACGAGTCCTAGCAACATGCCAAAACCGAATATGGAGCATTCCAAATCTTCTCTTGGAAACAATATGCTTCTGCAG TTActaaatgagaaaaatgacgacgaggacgaggaggcCCGGGCCGGATtgaaaaagaggaacgaaCTTCTTCAACAGTTATTGAAGGATCAGGACGAGGAGAGGAAATTACAGGAGCAacag ACCCGGGACGACGATCCTCTTTTGCGGAGTCTTGGATTTCGGAACAGTACCCCTTCACCGTCACAATCGGGAAGCGATCACAGCGGGCTCGGCAGTACCGCTCAAGTGGGCCAGAAAAGACCGGGCGACGATGGCGATCTCAATATAGCCGTTAAACGGCCGATGGATGGTTCGCACCAGGTGTCTTCTACGGGTACCAATGCTTCGACGAACGCGACGAGCAAACTATgggagaaaaacaaaatgttgGCTTCGTTGTTGGCAAAACAACCGCCTCAACCAACAACCATACCACCTATTCCCGCGTCTGTGATATCGGCAACGCCGCAA GATAAACTTCCACGTGGCGGTGGTAGTAGCGATCGCTTAAAGCAACACCAGTcccaacagcaacagcagcagcagcagcagcagcagcaacagcagcagcagcagcagcagcagcagcagcagcagcaacagcagcagcagcagcagcagcagcaacaacagcaacagcaacagcaacaacaaccgTGGACAGGTGGCCACATGCAAACGGTCGGTGGGAACAATGCGATCACAACGACGGCTACTTCGGCTCGTACTCCTCTCCAAAGCCAATCGAGACAACTACCTCGTCAAGCAACCAACACCTACCTCAGTCACATGCTAAGTCAG CAACAAAGGCCGCAATTGGGTCAAGTGGATTCGGAATTTGGAGATAGCGGAGAATACCGTCAAACGTGTACCGACCCGACTACTTGGGATAACCAATCGTCCGATCCAGATCTCTCCGATATTTTGGATCAAGTTATCGAATTTGTTCCGGACGAAGCTATCACAG ATTCGTCTGCGATAGCAAACCTCCTGGACGTTATCGAGGCACCGCAAAACAATGCCATGAATGAAAAAATGGCAATAAACGCTATCCAGAAGTCGTTGATGTTATGCGAAACTGCCGTAAATCCAACGTCTTCCACCATAACCATACCTGGCACGCCTCCCGCTTATTCCACCGCG TTGGTAACGACACCCGTGACGACGAGTCATAGTTACCAACCACCTCCGATGTATCAACAACAAGCGAGGATGAGGTTCAACGCTCAGTTGGTCGTGAGGCAGACTACCGCGCAGTTTACGCAACAACAGCAGCTGCAGTTGCAACAGCAGCGCAGTAAACTGatacaacagcaacaacagcaacaattGAAGCAAAGATTGctgcagcaacaacagcagcaacaactgCTCATCCCATCGAACGCAACAGCGACGGACCAAATAACGACTGGCATacataatatcgataatctattaaataataccGTTGCGCCAAACGTATCTCTACAG CGATCGAGCGTCCCTGACTCCCAAGTTTCTCCGGGTTACGGGGGATCCGTCCAGATCACTTCCGGTCACCGACTCGCTCATTCGTACTCTCACCCATCGACGTTACCACAACA TCCCAttgtgaataataattttaacagCGGTCAACAAGTgtcagcagcagcagcgaGACTCTCGCCGCATTCTCCTGCGAACATATTGTCGTTTTCTCATCCGCAACCGTTGTCACCTCGGGTAACGCAA GGCAATTACGGCACCACTCCGAGGTTATTTAACGTTAACCAGGTGAGATCTCAGCAACAACCGACCGCGCAACAACAACTACAGCAACAGCAGAGGTCGATGCCTTCGCCTGGAACTCCAGCCTCAGCAAGGCAATCCCCGTTTCCTGCCGAAACCTTTCCCCCACCCACGTCTCCTACCGCCAGCCAATTTCCACCCGGTCCAAATCCCGGTGCTCCTAATCCTACTGCCCAGTATCGCTTGCAACGGACCACGTCGACGCCTTCTGCGACGACTCAGTTGCCAG GTGGGGTTGGTTCGCCCCGACACTATGGCGGAGTGAACAAGGAACAACCTCTTCTTTCACCTAGTCATCCACATTCGGGTTGCCCCGCAACACCGACTCACAATCAACACAATGCCACCAATACCCAACACTTCTCGAATCAACAACATTCTTCTATGATATACCACACGACCGCCAATACTATCAACACACCAGATATGCAGAACAATCAGTTCTGTTACGATCGGACGTCCGTACCACTCTATTCTTCTGGGGATACGCAGGATGTCAGGTCACTGCCTCCCGGTAATCCTGTCAATCACCACATGGGTG GTAATGCAAGTACCACCGGAAGTATGACGTCAGAATTCGTTCGGCAAGAATTAAGGGCTATAGTGGGAGCGAGGacgcaacaacagcagcaacaacaaagGGTACCCAACAGTATACCTAACAATCTTTCTGGTCAAGTTTCTCAGGACGATTTGGAAGCACTTGGTTTGACATTCGAAATGTCCACTGCAG GTGAGACTGTGGTTAACGATGGCCCTGCCAAGAGCTGGGCCATTGGGAGTACCGGAAGTGCCCCCTCATCCTCCAGG acTACTATGGAGGAAGCGGTCCGAGGTGATCCCAAATCATCGTTGCTACAGAAGCTGCTGTCCGAGTGA
- the LOC127070603 gene encoding nuclear receptor coactivator 2-like isoform X4, which translates to MATTPTPLVERNDLSLSLPNERQRGDDVISRRDGERHISTGLRRTSASREQGSRSSNVPRLPPSPNNAADVDQPSPCELLDPLWVKMSAITGSIGKKRKKSDAKPQSQINKCLNEKRRRNQENLYFDELAELISATDMSSGKTDKCQILQRTVDQIRHIRQQEGSNSHAVQQGEVSSSNPNILSNDQVGPILLEALDGFLFVLNSEGRVEYVTDNITQYINYTKDDVLGKDIYNIIHHGDHNTFMPTLLPMSLGWTSEPQPQTRNRTFNCRFLVKPPDDKDETMEEKQQRVSKYESMQICSALLPSNTERLESGDVSSESPDIGPCVMCVARRIPPNEKPVGTPIEQFTVKLDTAGKIIAVDVSWLSSAYAKYLTKVRDLIGTTIKDLCHPHDLNNLTAHLNDTLQVGESTSAVYRLRVSPDKFLNIQTKSKLFKANVMNGHDTDFMMATNSIIGDNDLTPIEGGQLSNNKVCSGHSSNRCANNSNNNNGNNNNNVGGLLMSVAHLNGQVSGISGGRGLTGTTHVATSSNSIAFSTGDSCNSLASLSTSNSFNHFSGSMDLEFELFRGSTWDLDGSGGWPERPESRGSGPTDSRPPSQPAPTSPSPQGGGTFSSNSAVPSHCSPLRAFSPSSSVNAAHTFSNSFPFSPLQESQSSSTLTGNNAAAAAAAAAAAAAAASAANNTGVNSNVNGNGATSVAIAAAATAPVILPGLNAKRIEEGKSGCPTSGTMDNATARTNASTPAETQNSVVSTESGRLRNLLTKGSSASEDSQDNANNDSDNQNKHRILKILLNQQDEDDYHSEHNNKMRTSPSNMPKPNMEHSKSSLGNNMLLQLLNEKNDDEDEEARAGLKKRNELLQQLLKDQDEERKLQEQQTRDDDPLLRSLGFRNSTPSPSQSGSDHSGLGSTAQVGQKRPGDDGDLNIAVKRPMDGSHQVSSTGTNASTNATSKLWEKNKMLASLLAKQPPQPTTIPPIPASVISATPQDKLPRGGGSSDRLKQHQSQQQQQQQQQQQQQQQQQQQQQQQQQQQQQQQQQQQQQQQQQQQPWTGGHMQTVGGNNAITTTATSARTPLQSQSRQLPRQATNTYLSHMLSQQQRPQLGQVDSEFGDSGEYRQTCTDPTTWDNQSSDPDLSDILDQVIEFVPDEAITDSSAIANLLDVIEAPQNNAMNEKMAINAIQKSLMLCETAVNPTSSTITIPGTPPAYSTALVTTPVTTSHSYQPPPMYQQQARMRFNAQLVVRQTTAQFTQQQQLQLQQQRSKLIQQQQQQQLKQRLLQQQQQQQLLIPSNATATDQITTGIHNIDNLLNNTVAPNVSLQRSSVPDSQVSPGYGGSVQITSGHRLAHSYSHPSTLPQHGQQVSAAAARLSPHSPANILSFSHPQPLSPRVTQGNYGTTPRLFNVNQVRSQQQPTAQQQLQQQQRSMPSPGTPASARQSPFPAETFPPPTSPTASQFPPGPNPGAPNPTAQYRLQRTTSTPSATTQLPGGVGSPRHYGGVNKEQPLLSPSHPHSGCPATPTHNQHNATNTQHFSNQQHSSMIYHTTANTINTPDMQNNQFCYDRTSVPLYSSGDTQDVRSLPPGNPVNHHMGGNASTTGSMTSEFVRQELRAIVGARTQQQQQQQRVPNSIPNNLSGQVSQDDLEALGLTFEMSTAGETVVNDGPAKSWAIGSTGSAPSSSRTTMEEAVRGDPKSSLLQKLLSE; encoded by the exons ATGGcgacgacgccgacgccgctcgtcgagagaaacgatctctctctctccctcccgaACGAGAGGCAAAGAGGGGACGACGTTATATCGCGGAGGGATGGAGAGCGGCACATATCGACCGGTCTACGAAGAACGAGCGCCAGTCGAGAACAGGGGTCAAGGTCGTCGAATGTACCACGCCTGCCTCCATCACCCAATAACGCGGCCGACGTAGACCA GCCTAGCCCGTGTGAACTGCTGGACCCGCTGTGGGTCAAAATGAGCGCGATCACCGGTAGCATcggcaagaaaagaaagaaatcggaTGCCAAACCGCAATCGCAGAT TAACAAGTGCCTTAACGAAAAGCGACGACGTAACCAGGAGAACCTGTATTTCGATGAGCTTGCCGAGCTGATTTCCGCCACGGACATGAGCTCTGGCAAGACCGACAAATGTCAGATCCTTCAGAGAACCGTCGATCAG ATTCGGCACATCAGGCAACAAGAGGGTTCCAACAGTCATGCCGTGCAACAAGGGGAAGTATCTTCGTCGAATCCTAACATACTGTCCAACGATCAAGTTGGCCCTATCTTATTGGAG GCGTTAGACGGCTTCCTGTTCGTCTTAAATAGCGAGGGACGAGTGGAATACGTAACGGATAACATTACCCAGTATATCAATTATACGAAGGACGATGTATTGGgaaaggatatatataatatcatacatCATGGAGATCACAACACCTTCATGCCTACGTTGTTGCCCATGTCATTAG GCTGGACGAGCGAGCCGCAGCCTCAAACGAGGAATCGTACTTTCAATTGCCGCTTCCTGGTAAAGCCTCCCGATGACAAAGACGAGACGATGGAGGAGAAGCAACAACGGGTATCGAAATACGAGTCCATGCAAATCTGTTCGGCGCTATTGCCGAGTAATACCGAGCGACTCGAGAGCGGCGACGTGTCCTCCGAATCGCCAGACATCGGTCCTTGCGTAATGTGCGTGGCACGTAGAATACCACCGAACGAGAAGCCCGTAGGTACACCGATCGAGCAATTCACCGTTAAATTGGATACAGCGGGCAAGATCATCGCGGTCGACGTTAGTTGGTTGTCGTCCGCTTATGCCAAGTATCTGACCAAGGTAAGG GACTTGATCGGTACGACGATAAAGGATTTGTGCCACCCTCATGATCTCAATAATTTAACTGCACATTTGAACGATACGCTTCAAGTCGGAGAGAGTACGAGCGCCGTGTATCGACTGCGCGTTAGTCCTGATAAGTTCCTTAATATACAAACAAAGTCAAAACTTTTCAAAGCGAATGTGATGAACGGCCACGACACGGACTTCATGATGGCCACCAATTCCATCATAGG GGACAATGACTTAACGCCTATCGAGGGTGGTCAGCTTTCCAACAACAAAGTGTGCTCGGGACATTCTAGTAACCGTTGTGcgaataatagtaataataataatggtaacaataacaataacgtgGGTGGCCTGTTGATGTCCGTGGCACATCTGAACGGTCAAGTGAGTGGTATCAGTGGTGGTCGTGGATTGACGGGGACGACGCACGTTGCTACGTCGTCGAACTCGATCGCCTTTAGTACCGGCGATTCTTGCAACTCGTTAGCGTCACTAAGTACGAGTAATTCGTTCAACCACTTTTCGGGGAGCATGGACTTGGAATTCGAGCTCTTCCGCGGTTCGACATGGGACTTGGACGGTAGCGGTGGTTGGCCGGAAAGGCCCGAGTCGAGAGGAAGCGGGCCAACAGATTCGCGACCACCCTCTCAGCCAGCCCCGACATCGCCGAGTCCCCAGGGAGGAGGAACGTTTTCCTCTAATTCAGCGGTGCCGTCTCACTGCAGTCCCCTACGCGCTTTCAGCCCGTCGTCTTCGGTCAACGCGGCGCACACCTTCAGTAATTCCTTCCCGTTCAGTCCGCTACAGGAATCGCagtcgtcgtcgacgttgaCCGGCAACAACGCGGCTGCGGCCGCCGCTGCCGCGGCCGCGGCCGCGGCCGCTGCCTCGGCTGCCAACAACACCGGCGTCAACAGCAACGTCAATGGAAACGGCGCCACTTCCGTAGCCATCGCGGCCGCCGCGACGGCCCCGGTCATTCTGCCTGGACTCAATGCCAAGAGGatcgaggaaggaaagagCGGATGCCCTACCAGCGGCACGATGGACAACGCGACCGCGAGGACGAATGCCTCCACGCCCGCCGAAACTCAAAATAGTGTCGTGTCCACCGAGTCCGGTAGACTCAGAAACTTGTTAACGAAAGGCTCCAGTGCTAGTGAGGACAGTCAGGACAATGCGAATAACGATTCGGACAACCAAAACAAACACaggatattgaaaattttgttgaatCAGCAAGACGAGGACGATTATCATTCTGAACACAACAACAAAATGAGGACGAGTCCTAGCAACATGCCAAAACCGAATATGGAGCATTCCAAATCTTCTCTTGGAAACAATATGCTTCTGCAG TTActaaatgagaaaaatgacgacgaggacgaggaggcCCGGGCCGGATtgaaaaagaggaacgaaCTTCTTCAACAGTTATTGAAGGATCAGGACGAGGAGAGGAAATTACAGGAGCAacag ACCCGGGACGACGATCCTCTTTTGCGGAGTCTTGGATTTCGGAACAGTACCCCTTCACCGTCACAATCGGGAAGCGATCACAGCGGGCTCGGCAGTACCGCTCAAGTGGGCCAGAAAAGACCGGGCGACGATGGCGATCTCAATATAGCCGTTAAACGGCCGATGGATGGTTCGCACCAGGTGTCTTCTACGGGTACCAATGCTTCGACGAACGCGACGAGCAAACTATgggagaaaaacaaaatgttgGCTTCGTTGTTGGCAAAACAACCGCCTCAACCAACAACCATACCACCTATTCCCGCGTCTGTGATATCGGCAACGCCGCAA GATAAACTTCCACGTGGCGGTGGTAGTAGCGATCGCTTAAAGCAACACCAGTcccaacagcaacagcagcagcagcagcagcagcagcaacagcagcagcagcagcagcagcagcagcagcagcagcaacagcagcagcagcagcagcagcagcaacaacagcaacagcaacagcaacaacaaccgTGGACAGGTGGCCACATGCAAACGGTCGGTGGGAACAATGCGATCACAACGACGGCTACTTCGGCTCGTACTCCTCTCCAAAGCCAATCGAGACAACTACCTCGTCAAGCAACCAACACCTACCTCAGTCACATGCTAAGTCAG CAACAAAGGCCGCAATTGGGTCAAGTGGATTCGGAATTTGGAGATAGCGGAGAATACCGTCAAACGTGTACCGACCCGACTACTTGGGATAACCAATCGTCCGATCCAGATCTCTCCGATATTTTGGATCAAGTTATCGAATTTGTTCCGGACGAAGCTATCACAG ATTCGTCTGCGATAGCAAACCTCCTGGACGTTATCGAGGCACCGCAAAACAATGCCATGAATGAAAAAATGGCAATAAACGCTATCCAGAAGTCGTTGATGTTATGCGAAACTGCCGTAAATCCAACGTCTTCCACCATAACCATACCTGGCACGCCTCCCGCTTATTCCACCGCG TTGGTAACGACACCCGTGACGACGAGTCATAGTTACCAACCACCTCCGATGTATCAACAACAAGCGAGGATGAGGTTCAACGCTCAGTTGGTCGTGAGGCAGACTACCGCGCAGTTTACGCAACAACAGCAGCTGCAGTTGCAACAGCAGCGCAGTAAACTGatacaacagcaacaacagcaacaattGAAGCAAAGATTGctgcagcaacaacagcagcaacaactgCTCATCCCATCGAACGCAACAGCGACGGACCAAATAACGACTGGCATacataatatcgataatctattaaataataccGTTGCGCCAAACGTATCTCTACAG CGATCGAGCGTCCCTGACTCCCAAGTTTCTCCGGGTTACGGGGGATCCGTCCAGATCACTTCCGGTCACCGACTCGCTCATTCGTACTCTCACCCATCGACGTTACCACAACA CGGTCAACAAGTgtcagcagcagcagcgaGACTCTCGCCGCATTCTCCTGCGAACATATTGTCGTTTTCTCATCCGCAACCGTTGTCACCTCGGGTAACGCAA GGCAATTACGGCACCACTCCGAGGTTATTTAACGTTAACCAGGTGAGATCTCAGCAACAACCGACCGCGCAACAACAACTACAGCAACAGCAGAGGTCGATGCCTTCGCCTGGAACTCCAGCCTCAGCAAGGCAATCCCCGTTTCCTGCCGAAACCTTTCCCCCACCCACGTCTCCTACCGCCAGCCAATTTCCACCCGGTCCAAATCCCGGTGCTCCTAATCCTACTGCCCAGTATCGCTTGCAACGGACCACGTCGACGCCTTCTGCGACGACTCAGTTGCCAG GTGGGGTTGGTTCGCCCCGACACTATGGCGGAGTGAACAAGGAACAACCTCTTCTTTCACCTAGTCATCCACATTCGGGTTGCCCCGCAACACCGACTCACAATCAACACAATGCCACCAATACCCAACACTTCTCGAATCAACAACATTCTTCTATGATATACCACACGACCGCCAATACTATCAACACACCAGATATGCAGAACAATCAGTTCTGTTACGATCGGACGTCCGTACCACTCTATTCTTCTGGGGATACGCAGGATGTCAGGTCACTGCCTCCCGGTAATCCTGTCAATCACCACATGGGTG GTAATGCAAGTACCACCGGAAGTATGACGTCAGAATTCGTTCGGCAAGAATTAAGGGCTATAGTGGGAGCGAGGacgcaacaacagcagcaacaacaaagGGTACCCAACAGTATACCTAACAATCTTTCTGGTCAAGTTTCTCAGGACGATTTGGAAGCACTTGGTTTGACATTCGAAATGTCCACTGCAG GTGAGACTGTGGTTAACGATGGCCCTGCCAAGAGCTGGGCCATTGGGAGTACCGGAAGTGCCCCCTCATCCTCCAGG acTACTATGGAGGAAGCGGTCCGAGGTGATCCCAAATCATCGTTGCTACAGAAGCTGCTGTCCGAGTGA